In Streptomyces alboniger, the following are encoded in one genomic region:
- a CDS encoding response regulator transcription factor produces MTLRVLLADDEHLIRGALAALLALEDDLVVVAEAATGPEALAMARAHRPDVAVLDLQMPGADGVSVATSLRDELPHCRTMIVTSHGRPGHLKRALAVGVRGFVPKTVSAQRLAEIIRSVHAGNRYVDPELAADAISAGDSPLTAREAEVLELAADGAPVTEIAERAALSPGTVRNYLSSAVTKTGAENRHAAVRLARERGWV; encoded by the coding sequence GTGACCCTGCGCGTGCTGCTCGCCGATGACGAGCACCTCATTCGCGGCGCGCTCGCCGCGCTCCTCGCCCTGGAGGACGACCTCGTCGTCGTCGCCGAGGCCGCGACCGGGCCCGAGGCGCTCGCCATGGCACGGGCCCACCGCCCCGATGTCGCGGTGCTCGATCTCCAGATGCCGGGCGCCGACGGTGTGAGTGTGGCCACATCCCTCCGGGACGAACTCCCGCACTGCCGGACCATGATCGTGACGAGTCATGGCAGACCGGGACATCTCAAGCGGGCCCTCGCGGTAGGCGTGCGGGGCTTCGTCCCGAAGACGGTCAGCGCGCAGCGGCTCGCCGAGATCATCCGCAGCGTGCACGCCGGAAACCGTTACGTGGACCCGGAGTTGGCCGCCGACGCGATCTCCGCCGGGGACTCGCCGCTGACCGCCCGCGAGGCCGAGGTGCTCGAACTCGCCGCCGACGGGGCGCCCGTCACGGAGATCGCCGAGCGCGCCGCCCTCTCCCCCGGGACCGTCCGCAACTACCTCTCCTCGGCGGTCACGAAGACCGGGGCGGAGAACCGTCATGCGGCAGTGCGTCTCGCACGCGAGCGAGGTTGGGTATAG
- a CDS encoding histidine kinase, which yields MVGGIRALQRGWQGRSKIEKVEFQSMAMWHAMPWLFFLSWGSLPLGLSLDSEPVPQVLGWTLIAVGALQGVHVNRSLRRSVDHYLKRAAAPRRDLAVSGCLLALALGLVLGLEAVDGVADGMIGFTTLYLAVPFCQALAFAVSVRGFLVRVALIDVAAVAAFAAIGVRDERLAGFAALIAFAGLLTLLSARCGAWTLSVMWEADRAREVEARLAVAEERLRFGRDLHDVMGRNLAVIALKSELAVQLARRGRPEAVDQMVEVQRIAQESQREVREVVRGYREADLGVELLGAQGVLEAAGIGCRVTGSTAGLPVPVQSALGWVVREAATNVLRHGDATRCDISLTVAEGRTTLTVENDGAPDVPPPGTGREPSAPGGGSGLAGLRERLAEVGGSLDFTCTQGRFRLTAEVPVSGADDERQPRGAAGGRLRAPEGSARGAAGSRLPEPAGSRLPEPAESRLPEAAESPTPETAEGSAQGAGEGCPRGAGEGCPRGAAEGCPRGAAEGSARGAAGSRTQEAAKGSAQAAAEDRPRGATKAPAQEAAGSRTQEAAEDHPRELAEGTAESRTQQPPERSGRPRGAAESPLPEASESPAQKAAEGSAQGATNGCSQEEAAESAIPEASEGLTQEVVGQGPPPLLPQPQPPLRKEALL from the coding sequence GTGGTCGGCGGGATACGGGCCTTGCAGCGTGGCTGGCAGGGCCGGAGCAAGATCGAGAAGGTCGAGTTCCAGAGCATGGCCATGTGGCACGCCATGCCCTGGCTCTTCTTCCTCAGCTGGGGTTCGCTGCCCCTCGGCCTGAGCCTGGACTCCGAGCCCGTCCCGCAAGTCCTCGGCTGGACGCTGATCGCGGTCGGCGCCCTGCAAGGCGTGCACGTCAACCGCAGCCTGCGGCGCTCGGTCGACCACTACCTGAAGCGGGCCGCGGCGCCGCGCCGCGACCTCGCCGTCTCCGGTTGCCTGCTGGCGCTCGCGCTGGGGCTCGTGCTCGGCCTGGAGGCGGTGGACGGCGTCGCCGACGGGATGATCGGCTTCACCACGCTGTATCTGGCGGTGCCGTTCTGCCAGGCGCTCGCCTTCGCGGTGTCGGTCCGCGGCTTCCTCGTCCGGGTGGCGCTGATCGACGTGGCGGCCGTGGCCGCCTTCGCCGCCATCGGGGTGCGTGACGAGCGGCTCGCCGGGTTCGCCGCCCTCATCGCCTTCGCCGGGCTGCTGACGCTGCTCTCCGCGCGCTGCGGGGCCTGGACGCTCTCCGTGATGTGGGAGGCCGACCGGGCCCGCGAGGTCGAGGCGCGGCTCGCGGTCGCCGAGGAGCGGCTGCGGTTCGGGCGTGACCTGCACGACGTCATGGGCCGCAACCTCGCCGTCATCGCGCTCAAGAGCGAACTGGCGGTGCAGCTCGCCCGGCGCGGGCGGCCCGAGGCCGTCGACCAGATGGTCGAGGTGCAGCGGATCGCGCAGGAGTCGCAGCGTGAGGTGCGGGAAGTGGTGCGGGGCTACCGCGAGGCCGACCTCGGGGTCGAACTCCTCGGCGCACAGGGCGTGTTGGAAGCGGCCGGGATCGGCTGCCGGGTGACCGGCTCGACGGCGGGGTTGCCCGTGCCCGTGCAGTCGGCCCTGGGGTGGGTCGTAAGGGAGGCAGCCACGAACGTACTGCGGCACGGGGACGCGACGCGGTGCGACATCTCCCTGACGGTCGCTGAAGGGCGTACGACGTTGACCGTCGAGAACGACGGGGCACCGGACGTACCGCCTCCGGGCACGGGCCGCGAGCCCTCGGCGCCGGGCGGCGGATCCGGCCTCGCCGGGCTCCGGGAGCGGCTGGCGGAGGTGGGCGGCTCGCTGGACTTCACGTGCACGCAGGGGCGGTTCCGGCTCACCGCGGAGGTGCCGGTGTCGGGCGCCGACGACGAACGGCAGCCTCGGGGGGCCGCCGGGGGCCGCCTGCGGGCCCCCGAGGGCTCGGCTCGGGGGGCCGCCGGGAGCCGCCTGCCGGAGCCTGCCGGGAGCCGCCTGCCGGAGCCTGCCGAGAGCCGCCTGCCGGAGGCTGCCGAGAGCCCAACTCCGGAGACCGCCGAGGGCTCAGCCCAGGGGGCCGGCGAGGGTTGTCCGCGGGGAGCCGGCGAGGGTTGTCCGCGGGGAGCCGCCGAGGGTTGTCCGCGGGGAGCCGCCGAGGGCTCGGCTCGGGGGGCCGCCGGGAGCCGTACCCAGGAGGCCGCCAAGGGCTCAGCCCAGGCAGCCGCCGAGGACCGTCCGCGGGGAGCCACCAAGGCCCCGGCTCAGGAGGCCGCCGGGAGCCGTACCCAGGAGGCCGCCGAGGACCATCCGCGGGAGCTGGCCGAGGGGACCGCCGAAAGCCGTACCCAGCAGCCCCCCGAGCGCTCAGGGCGTCCTCGGGGGGCCGCCGAGAGCCCCCTGCCGGAGGCCTCCGAAAGCCCGGCCCAGAAGGCCGCCGAGGGCTCAGCCCAGGGGGCTACCAACGGCTGTTCGCAGGAGGAGGCAGCCGAGAGCGCAATCCCGGAGGCCTCCGAGGGCTTGACCCAAGAGGTCGTCGGCCAGGGCCCTCCGCCTCTCCTGCCTCAGCCCCAGCCCCCGCTCCGGAAAGAAGCTCTGCTGTGA
- the purS gene encoding phosphoribosylformylglycinamidine synthase subunit PurS: protein MARVVVDVMLKPEILDPQGQAVQRALPRLGFQGISDVRQGKRFELEVDGPVDDAALARIHEMAETFLANTVIEDFVVKVEDEKAEEEK from the coding sequence GTGGCACGCGTCGTAGTCGACGTCATGCTCAAGCCGGAGATCCTCGACCCCCAGGGCCAGGCGGTGCAGCGTGCACTGCCGCGCCTCGGTTTCCAGGGCATCTCCGACGTACGTCAGGGAAAGCGATTCGAACTCGAGGTGGACGGGCCGGTCGACGACGCGGCCCTCGCCCGTATCCACGAGATGGCGGAAACCTTCCTCGCCAACACCGTGATCGAGGACTTCGTCGTAAAGGTGGAGGACGAGAAGGCGGAGGAAGAGAAGTGA
- a CDS encoding ABC transporter permease — MSTVTLTTPAGRMRALARAELTLLGRNKGTLFAALFVPVALPFSVMSAMSEGELKEVGLSVGTMVLPSAIGFSLVFAVYGSLIGVFVARREELVLKRLRTGELRDHEILVGASLPAVAIGLAQILALVAGCLALLDAGAPDNALFPVLGILLGIVMFGALAAVTASFSRTAETAQVMSMPLIFASMLGSGLAVPLEMMPDTLASVCELLPLSPVIELVRGGWTGGLSAGEALGAVATAVAWTLVSVFAVRRWFRWEPRH; from the coding sequence ATGAGCACGGTGACCTTGACGACCCCCGCGGGGCGGATGCGGGCGCTGGCGCGCGCCGAACTGACCCTGCTCGGACGGAACAAGGGGACGCTGTTCGCGGCCCTGTTCGTACCGGTGGCGCTGCCGTTCAGCGTCATGTCGGCGATGAGCGAGGGCGAGCTGAAGGAGGTCGGGCTCTCCGTCGGCACCATGGTCCTGCCGTCCGCCATCGGCTTCTCCCTGGTCTTCGCCGTCTACGGCTCCCTGATCGGCGTCTTCGTCGCCCGGCGCGAGGAACTCGTACTGAAGCGGCTGCGCACCGGAGAGCTGCGGGACCACGAGATCCTGGTGGGCGCCTCACTGCCCGCCGTCGCCATCGGCCTCGCGCAGATCCTGGCGCTCGTGGCCGGGTGCCTCGCGCTGCTCGACGCGGGGGCGCCCGACAACGCGCTGTTCCCCGTCCTCGGGATACTGCTCGGCATCGTGATGTTCGGCGCGCTCGCCGCCGTCACGGCGAGCTTCAGCAGGACCGCCGAGACCGCGCAGGTCATGAGCATGCCGCTGATCTTCGCGTCGATGCTGGGCTCGGGGCTCGCCGTGCCGCTCGAAATGATGCCCGACACGCTCGCCTCGGTCTGCGAACTCCTTCCGCTCTCCCCGGTGATCGAACTCGTACGCGGCGGCTGGACCGGCGGGCTCTCGGCCGGCGAGGCCCTCGGTGCCGTCGCCACGGCGGTGGCCTGGACCCTGGTGTCCGTGTTTGCTGTACGGCGATGGTTCCGCTGGGAACCCCGGCACTGA
- a CDS encoding histone-like nucleoid-structuring protein Lsr2, whose product MAQRVVVALFDDMDGGEAAETVAFGLDGKSYEIDLNQTNAKKLRTALAPYLEAARKHSKSGKVYRHTAVSPDPSAVRAWARSHQMDVPPRGRIPKRVYEAFEAAN is encoded by the coding sequence GTGGCGCAGCGTGTCGTAGTCGCACTCTTTGACGACATGGACGGCGGGGAAGCGGCGGAAACGGTCGCGTTCGGTCTTGACGGCAAGTCGTACGAGATCGACCTCAACCAAACCAATGCCAAGAAACTGCGCACTGCGCTCGCCCCCTACCTGGAGGCGGCCCGCAAGCACTCGAAGTCCGGGAAGGTGTACCGGCACACGGCCGTCTCCCCCGACCCGTCGGCCGTCCGGGCCTGGGCCCGCTCGCACCAGATGGACGTGCCGCCGCGCGGCCGCATCCCCAAGCGGGTCTACGAGGCCTTCGAGGCCGCCAACTGA
- a CDS encoding N,N-dimethylformamidase beta subunit family domain-containing protein yields the protein MGQEQIRRWESGALAHAVSDPFGQGPLPWLRGSEHYFDDTGKVVPWYVDHAPAPGANIPAPRTGAPLTADDVRCQIKGFTSTGAAAPGEAIDFHVTVDPPQQFSVDIYRIGHYGGDGASKITTSPRLSGIVQPAPLTADRTVSCHHWWLSWRLQIPTYWSIGAYVAVLTTADGYRSHVPFTVRDSHPADLLLLLPDVTWQAYNLYPEDGRTGASLYHAWDEQGRLLGESEAAVTVSFDRPYAGAGLPLHVGHAYDFIRWAERYGYDLAYADARDLHAGSIDPTRYRGLVFPGHDEYWSPAMRRTTELARDGGTSLVFLSANTMYWQVELGPSPSGVEDRLLTCRKRHGPGRPALWRERDGGKAAEQQLLGIQYAGRVPEPHPLVVRNADHWLWEATGAHEGDEIEGLVAGEADRYYPRTALPEHQGRILLAHSPYADAEGVTRHQETSLYRAPSGALVFASGTFAWSPALDRPGHVDTRVQRATANLLDRICKRD from the coding sequence ATGGGGCAGGAGCAGATCCGCCGCTGGGAATCGGGCGCGCTGGCGCACGCCGTGTCGGACCCCTTCGGCCAGGGCCCGCTCCCCTGGCTGCGAGGATCCGAGCACTACTTCGACGACACGGGCAAGGTCGTGCCCTGGTACGTCGACCACGCCCCCGCCCCGGGGGCGAACATCCCGGCGCCCCGCACCGGCGCCCCCCTGACCGCCGACGACGTGCGCTGCCAGATCAAGGGCTTCACGTCCACCGGCGCCGCCGCCCCGGGCGAGGCGATCGACTTCCACGTCACCGTCGACCCGCCCCAGCAGTTCAGCGTCGACATCTACCGCATCGGGCACTACGGGGGTGACGGCGCCAGCAAGATCACGACGAGCCCGCGCCTGTCCGGCATCGTCCAGCCGGCCCCGCTCACCGCGGACCGCACGGTCTCCTGCCACCACTGGTGGCTCTCCTGGCGCCTCCAGATCCCCACCTACTGGAGCATCGGGGCGTACGTCGCGGTGCTCACCACCGCCGACGGGTACCGCTCGCACGTGCCCTTCACGGTCCGCGACAGCCACCCCGCGGACCTCCTGCTCCTCCTGCCGGACGTGACCTGGCAGGCGTACAACCTCTACCCGGAGGACGGCCGCACGGGCGCCAGCCTCTACCACGCCTGGGACGAGCAGGGCCGTCTCCTCGGCGAGAGCGAGGCCGCCGTCACGGTCTCCTTCGACCGGCCGTACGCGGGCGCGGGCCTGCCCCTGCACGTGGGCCACGCCTACGACTTCATCCGCTGGGCCGAGCGGTACGGCTACGACCTGGCGTACGCCGACGCCCGGGACCTGCACGCCGGCAGCATCGACCCCACCCGCTACCGAGGCCTGGTCTTCCCCGGCCACGACGAGTACTGGTCCCCGGCCATGCGCCGCACCACGGAGCTGGCCCGCGACGGCGGCACCTCCCTGGTCTTCCTCTCGGCCAACACCATGTACTGGCAGGTGGAGTTGGGCCCCTCCCCGTCCGGCGTCGAGGACCGCCTGCTGACCTGCCGCAAGCGCCACGGCCCCGGCAGGCCCGCCCTCTGGCGCGAGCGGGACGGCGGCAAGGCGGCCGAACAGCAACTGCTCGGCATCCAGTACGCGGGCCGCGTCCCCGAGCCGCACCCCCTCGTCGTGCGCAACGCCGACCACTGGCTGTGGGAGGCGACGGGAGCGCACGAGGGCGACGAGATCGAGGGCCTGGTCGCGGGCGAGGCCGACCGCTACTACCCGCGGACCGCGCTCCCCGAGCACCAGGGCCGCATCCTGCTCGCCCACTCGCCGTACGCGGACGCGGAGGGCGTCACACGCCACCAGGAGACGTCGTTGTACCGCGCGCCCTCGGGCGCCCTGGTCTTCGCGTCCGGCACCTTCGCCTGGTCCCCGGCGCTCGACCGGCCCGGCCACGTCGACACCCGCGTCCAGCGCGCCACGGCGAACCTCCTGGACCGCATCTGCAAGCGGGACTGA
- a CDS encoding ABC transporter ATP-binding protein, whose protein sequence is MTDQVIDVTDLRRVYGGGFEAVRGISFGVGRGELFALLGTNGAGKTSTVELLEGLAAPVGGRVRVLGHDPYTERSAVRPRIGVMLQEGGFPTELTVAETVRMWAGCTSGARPVAEALEIVGLAKRSGVRVKQLSGGEKRRLDLAMALIGRPEVLFLDEPTTGLDAEGRRETWELVRELRDNGTTVLLTTHYLEEAEVLADRLAILHEGRIAAEGRVADVVAAQPSHVSFELPEGYFVGDLPPLAELGVSGHESEGRRVTLRTNELQRTATGLLLWARDARVELGSLDVRAASLEEAFLRIARTAEGGERGETGERGERGGSAVPFAEKEMAA, encoded by the coding sequence ATGACTGACCAAGTGATCGACGTGACCGATCTTCGGCGCGTGTACGGGGGCGGTTTCGAGGCGGTACGAGGGATCTCCTTCGGCGTGGGCCGCGGGGAGCTGTTCGCGCTGCTCGGCACCAACGGCGCCGGCAAGACGTCCACCGTCGAACTCCTGGAGGGCCTCGCCGCACCGGTCGGCGGGCGGGTCCGGGTGCTCGGACACGACCCGTACACCGAGCGGTCCGCGGTGCGGCCGCGCATCGGCGTGATGCTCCAGGAGGGCGGCTTCCCCACGGAGTTGACGGTCGCCGAGACCGTACGGATGTGGGCCGGATGCACCAGCGGGGCCCGGCCCGTCGCGGAGGCCCTGGAGATCGTGGGGCTCGCCAAGCGGTCCGGCGTACGCGTGAAGCAGCTGTCCGGCGGCGAGAAGCGGCGGCTCGATCTGGCCATGGCGCTCATCGGGCGCCCCGAAGTGCTCTTCCTCGACGAACCCACCACCGGGCTCGACGCCGAAGGGCGCCGCGAGACCTGGGAGTTGGTCAGGGAGCTGCGCGACAACGGCACGACCGTGCTGCTCACCACGCACTACCTGGAAGAGGCCGAAGTGCTCGCCGACCGGCTCGCGATCCTGCACGAGGGGCGGATCGCCGCCGAGGGGCGCGTCGCCGACGTCGTCGCCGCGCAGCCTTCCCACGTCTCCTTCGAACTGCCCGAGGGGTACTTCGTCGGTGACCTGCCGCCGCTCGCCGAGCTGGGCGTCAGCGGGCACGAGAGCGAGGGGCGCCGCGTGACCCTGCGGACGAACGAGCTGCAACGGACCGCCACCGGCCTGCTGTTGTGGGCCAGGGACGCGCGGGTCGAACTGGGGTCGCTCGATGTGCGGGCGGCCTCGCTGGAGGAGGCGTTCCTGCGGATCGCGCGGACCGCCGAGGGCGGGGAGCGCGGCGAGACCGGCGAGCGCGGAGAGCGCGGGGGCTCTGCGGTGCCTTTCGCCGAGAAGGAGATGGCGGCATGA
- the purD gene encoding phosphoribosylamine--glycine ligase: MKVLVIGSGAREHALCRSLSLDPDVSELHCAPGNAGTAEVAETHQVDALDGAAVASLAQRLGAGLVVVGPEAPLVAGVADAVRAAGIPCFGPSKEAAQLEGSKAFAKDVMAGASVPTARSYVCMTAEEIDEALDAFGAPYVVKDDGLAAGKGVVVTDDIEAARAHALACDRVVIEEFLDGPEVSLFAITDGETVVPLQPAQDFKRALDGDGGPNTGGMGAYSPLPWADPKLVDDVMRSVLQPTVDELRRRGTPFAGLLYAGLAITGRGVRVIEFNARFGDPETQVVLARLKTPLAGLLMAAATGNLADLPPLRWSDDAAVTVVVASHNYPGTPRTGDPIEGLDEVAAQDAPHAYVLHAGTKRDGDAVVSAGGRVLSVTATGDGLTQARERAYAALSRIRLDGSQHRTDIAAKAAAEA; the protein is encoded by the coding sequence GTGAAGGTCCTCGTCATCGGCAGTGGTGCCCGCGAACACGCCCTGTGCCGCTCTCTGTCCCTCGATCCCGACGTCTCCGAGCTGCACTGCGCCCCCGGCAACGCCGGCACCGCGGAAGTGGCCGAGACGCACCAGGTCGACGCCCTCGACGGCGCCGCCGTGGCGTCACTCGCCCAGCGGCTCGGCGCGGGGCTCGTCGTCGTGGGGCCGGAGGCCCCGCTCGTCGCGGGCGTCGCCGACGCCGTGCGCGCCGCGGGCATTCCCTGCTTCGGCCCGTCCAAGGAGGCCGCCCAGCTGGAGGGCTCCAAGGCGTTCGCGAAGGACGTGATGGCGGGCGCGAGCGTGCCGACCGCTCGGTCGTACGTCTGTATGACCGCGGAGGAGATCGACGAGGCCCTCGACGCCTTCGGAGCGCCCTACGTCGTCAAGGACGACGGGCTCGCCGCCGGCAAGGGCGTCGTGGTCACGGACGACATCGAGGCGGCCCGCGCCCACGCCCTGGCCTGCGACCGCGTGGTCATCGAGGAGTTCCTGGACGGCCCCGAGGTCTCCCTCTTCGCGATCACCGACGGCGAGACCGTCGTCCCGCTCCAGCCCGCCCAGGACTTCAAGCGCGCGCTCGACGGGGACGGGGGCCCGAACACCGGCGGTATGGGCGCGTACTCGCCCCTCCCGTGGGCCGACCCGAAGCTGGTCGACGATGTCATGCGGAGCGTGCTCCAGCCGACGGTCGACGAGCTGCGCCGCCGCGGCACGCCGTTCGCCGGGCTGCTGTACGCGGGCCTCGCGATCACCGGTCGCGGCGTACGCGTCATCGAGTTCAACGCCCGCTTCGGCGACCCCGAGACCCAGGTGGTCCTGGCCCGCCTCAAGACCCCGCTCGCCGGGCTCCTGATGGCCGCGGCGACCGGCAACCTCGCCGACCTGCCCCCGCTGCGCTGGAGCGACGACGCCGCGGTGACCGTGGTCGTCGCCTCGCACAACTACCCCGGCACCCCTCGCACGGGCGACCCCATCGAGGGACTCGACGAGGTGGCGGCACAGGATGCCCCCCACGCGTACGTTCTGCACGCCGGGACCAAGCGGGACGGCGACGCCGTCGTCAGCGCGGGCGGCCGCGTGCTGTCCGTGACGGCGACCGGCGACGGCCTCACCCAGGCCCGCGAACGCGCGTACGCCGCCCTGTCGCGCATCCGCCTCGACGGCTCCCAGCACCGTACGGACATCGCGGCGAAGGCGGCCGCGGAGGCGTAA
- a CDS encoding phosphoribosylaminoimidazolesuccinocarboxamide synthase has translation MSGFVEKPEPLQVPGLVHLHTGKVRELYQNEAGELVMVASDRLSAYDWVLPSEIPDKGRVLTQLSLWWFDQLADIVPNHVISTDVPEGAPADWAGRTLVCKSLEMVPVECVARGYLTGSGLLEYNDSRTVCGLALPEGLTDGSELPAPIFTPAAKAAVGEHDENVSYEEVARQVGAETAAQLRQTTLAVYGRARDIARERGLILADTKFEFGFDGEELLIGDEVLTPDSSRFWPADQWEPGHAQPSYDKQFVRNWLTSPASGWDRKSEQPPPALPQDVVDATRAKYIEAYERLTGTAW, from the coding sequence GTGTCCGGATTCGTAGAAAAGCCCGAGCCGCTTCAGGTTCCGGGGCTGGTGCACCTCCACACCGGCAAGGTGCGCGAGCTGTACCAGAACGAGGCGGGCGAGCTGGTCATGGTCGCCAGCGACCGCCTCTCCGCCTATGACTGGGTGCTGCCCTCGGAGATCCCCGACAAGGGCCGCGTCCTCACCCAGCTGTCCCTGTGGTGGTTCGACCAGCTCGCGGACATCGTCCCGAACCACGTCATCTCCACGGACGTGCCCGAGGGTGCCCCCGCCGACTGGGCGGGCCGCACGCTCGTCTGCAAGTCCCTGGAGATGGTCCCGGTCGAGTGCGTCGCCCGCGGCTACCTCACGGGCTCGGGCCTCCTGGAGTACAACGACTCGCGTACGGTCTGCGGCCTCGCGCTGCCCGAGGGCCTGACCGACGGCTCGGAGCTGCCCGCGCCGATCTTCACGCCCGCCGCGAAGGCCGCGGTCGGCGAGCACGACGAGAACGTGAGCTACGAGGAAGTGGCCCGCCAGGTCGGCGCAGAGACCGCCGCCCAGCTGCGCCAGACCACGCTCGCCGTCTACGGCAGGGCGCGGGACATCGCCCGTGAGCGCGGCCTGATCCTCGCGGACACGAAGTTCGAGTTCGGCTTCGACGGCGAGGAGCTGCTCATCGGTGACGAGGTCCTGACGCCGGACTCCTCCCGCTTCTGGCCCGCGGACCAGTGGGAGCCGGGGCACGCCCAGCCCTCGTACGACAAGCAGTTCGTGCGGAACTGGCTGACGTCTCCGGCCTCGGGCTGGGACCGCAAGAGCGAGCAGCCGCCCCCGGCGCTCCCGCAGGACGTGGTGGACGCCACACGTGCCAAGTACATCGAGGCGTACGAGCGTCTGACGGGCACCGCCTGGTAG